One genomic segment of Candidatus Limnocylindria bacterium includes these proteins:
- a CDS encoding peptide ABC transporter substrate-binding protein has product MRARDKFIVVALIGLLVVVSGAAVAIDRAETKTIVPAYGGTYVEGVTSAAQFLNPVLAATPVDDDVVRLVFSGLTRYQSDGSIRTDLAASFTTSDDGKVWTFQIRDDAKWHDGKPVLSDDVVYTIALLQDKAYVGPYSDAFRGVRVDRVTDRVVRFTLPDAYGPFAASTTVPLLPSHLLAKVEYSGLPRVAFNQHPVGSGPFRVIEADARQTVLARNDSFYRTAPDRTRPYLDRLVLRSYPDASEALTALGRGEIDGVGGLSTGDAERARGLKNANLYSFGTNDFTALFLNLRPDKATFRDRAVRQAIATAIDRGRVLQLAADGRGAVADEFVPQSSWAYIKDVTRYVRSYEDAKALLDAADWKDHDGDGVRDRGGVKLAFAITTSNEPARVAAALQISDDLSAIGMRVELKAMPFTELLETAARERTYDALLIGISVSGDPDPYSFFHSTEIKDPGHNFSGYSTLSNDRSLEAARRTTDQAKRRELYAPVFQAIANDVPVVFLYFSDYLYAQNRQVQGLKIAPISDPRERFWNAEDWYVRTARR; this is encoded by the coding sequence ATGAGGGCCCGCGACAAGTTCATCGTCGTCGCTCTCATCGGGCTCTTGGTCGTCGTCAGTGGCGCTGCCGTGGCGATCGACCGGGCCGAGACGAAGACGATCGTGCCCGCATACGGGGGCACGTACGTCGAAGGCGTGACGAGCGCCGCGCAGTTCCTGAACCCCGTCCTCGCCGCAACTCCCGTTGACGACGACGTCGTCCGACTCGTCTTCAGCGGATTGACCCGATACCAGAGCGACGGTTCGATCCGAACGGATCTCGCGGCGTCCTTCACGACGAGCGACGATGGAAAGGTCTGGACCTTCCAGATCCGAGACGACGCGAAGTGGCACGACGGCAAGCCGGTGCTCTCGGACGACGTCGTGTACACGATCGCGCTGCTCCAGGACAAGGCCTATGTCGGTCCGTATAGCGACGCGTTCCGGGGCGTAAGGGTCGACCGCGTCACCGATCGCGTCGTGCGGTTCACGTTGCCGGACGCGTACGGACCGTTCGCGGCGAGCACGACGGTCCCGCTGCTGCCGTCGCACCTGCTCGCGAAGGTCGAGTACTCGGGGCTGCCGCGCGTCGCGTTCAACCAGCATCCGGTCGGCAGCGGGCCCTTTCGTGTGATCGAGGCTGATGCGCGGCAGACCGTCCTCGCGCGCAACGACTCCTTCTATCGCACCGCCCCGGATCGCACGCGGCCCTACCTCGACCGTCTCGTGCTCCGCTCGTATCCGGACGCGTCGGAAGCGCTCACCGCGCTCGGTCGCGGCGAGATCGATGGGGTCGGCGGCCTGTCCACCGGAGACGCGGAGCGTGCCCGGGGTCTAAAGAACGCGAACCTCTACAGCTTCGGCACCAACGACTTCACCGCATTGTTCCTGAACCTGCGGCCGGACAAGGCGACGTTCCGCGACCGGGCGGTGCGACAAGCGATCGCGACCGCGATCGACCGCGGCCGCGTGCTCCAGCTCGCGGCCGACGGCCGTGGTGCCGTCGCAGACGAATTCGTTCCGCAGTCCTCGTGGGCGTACATAAAGGACGTCACGCGCTACGTGCGGTCCTATGAGGACGCGAAAGCTCTGCTCGATGCCGCGGATTGGAAGGATCACGACGGCGATGGCGTTCGCGACCGCGGTGGGGTGAAGCTCGCCTTCGCCATCACGACGTCGAACGAGCCGGCGCGCGTGGCTGCCGCGCTACAGATCTCCGACGATCTGTCCGCGATCGGCATGCGCGTGGAGCTCAAGGCGATGCCATTCACCGAGCTCCTGGAAACGGCGGCGCGCGAACGAACCTACGACGCGCTGCTGATCGGGATCAGCGTGAGCGGTGACCCCGACCCGTATTCGTTCTTCCATTCGACCGAGATCAAGGACCCGGGGCACAACTTCTCGGGTTACTCGACCCTGAGCAATGACCGCAGCCTCGAAGCTGCGCGACGCACGACCGATCAGGCGAAGCGGCGCGAGCTCTACGCGCCGGTCTTCCAGGCGATCGCGAACGACGTGCCAGTGGTGTTCCTGTACTTCAGCGACTACCTCTACGCGCAGAACCGTCAGGTGCAGGGCCTGAAGATCGCGCCCATCAGCGATCCGCGCGAGCGTTTCTGGAACGCCGAAGACTGGTATGTGAGGACGGCGCGCCGCTAG
- a CDS encoding FAD-binding oxidoreductase yields the protein MERADVVIVGGGIIGASIAYHLAARGVRDVVVLERDQLGGGSTTRNAGGVRLQFSTEINVRLSLRSLPRIEHFEEEMGVDPHLRQVGYLFLITEERDVAPFEESLAMWKRLGVPVERLDGAGVHQVFPELRVDDLRFATLCMRDGYCDPTSLLNGYVARAREKGVAFREHEAVTAITREGDRVTAVRTAKGEIACAAVVNAAGAWGAEVGQLAGIDLPIRPLRRQIFVTDPVPGLDRDFPLTVEFASGLYFHRESGGVLMGMADPTDGPGFDASVNWDFLPTLVERALYRLPILERAKVKTGWAGFYEDTPDKHPIIGVAPGLAGFLCAAGFSGHGIMHAPATGEAIAELIVDGKSSLDLTPLAYDRFRRGDLIKEHNVI from the coding sequence GTGGAGCGGGCAGACGTCGTCATCGTCGGGGGCGGCATCATCGGCGCTTCCATCGCGTACCACCTCGCGGCGCGTGGCGTGCGCGACGTGGTCGTGCTCGAGCGCGACCAGCTGGGTGGCGGCTCGACGACACGCAACGCCGGCGGCGTGCGCCTGCAGTTCTCGACGGAGATCAACGTGCGGCTGTCGCTCCGGTCGCTGCCGCGGATCGAACACTTCGAAGAAGAGATGGGCGTTGACCCGCACCTCCGCCAGGTCGGGTATCTATTCCTGATCACGGAGGAGCGCGATGTCGCACCGTTCGAGGAGTCGCTCGCGATGTGGAAGCGCCTCGGCGTACCCGTCGAACGACTCGACGGTGCCGGCGTCCATCAGGTCTTCCCGGAGCTTCGCGTCGATGACCTTCGCTTCGCGACGCTGTGCATGCGCGACGGCTACTGCGATCCAACGAGCCTCCTCAATGGCTACGTCGCGCGGGCGCGGGAAAAGGGCGTGGCGTTCCGCGAACATGAGGCCGTCACGGCGATCACGCGCGAGGGCGATCGCGTGACCGCCGTCCGCACCGCGAAGGGCGAGATCGCGTGCGCGGCGGTCGTCAACGCGGCGGGCGCCTGGGGCGCGGAGGTCGGTCAGCTCGCGGGGATCGATCTTCCGATCCGGCCGCTGCGGCGTCAGATCTTCGTGACCGATCCGGTGCCGGGTCTCGACCGCGACTTCCCGCTCACTGTCGAGTTCGCGAGCGGGCTCTACTTTCATCGCGAATCTGGCGGGGTGCTCATGGGCATGGCCGATCCGACAGACGGTCCGGGGTTCGACGCCAGTGTGAACTGGGACTTCCTGCCGACCCTTGTGGAGCGCGCGCTCTACCGGCTGCCGATCCTCGAGCGCGCGAAGGTGAAGACCGGGTGGGCCGGCTTCTATGAGGACACGCCCGACAAGCATCCGATCATCGGCGTCGCGCCGGGGCTCGCGGGATTCCTTTGCGCGGCCGGCTTCTCAGGGCATGGAATCATGCACGCGCCGGCGACCGGTGAGGCGATCGCGGAGCTGATCGTCGACGGCAAGAGCTCCCTTGACCTCACGCCGCTCGCGTACGATCGGTTCCGCCGCGGCGACCTCATCAAGGAGCACAACGTCATCTGA
- a CDS encoding PHP domain-containing protein — MEPAEALERIAYLLDRAREKPYRVRAYLRAAEVAKTLAPHELLARIAARTLEELDGIGPKTAAIIIEVATSGSSSYLDRLERETALTVGKGNEIAAQLKGDLHVHSLWSDGGAEIDVMARAARDLGHEYIALTDHSPRLTVANGLSRERLLRQLDIVAALNHDLTPFRILTGIEVDILEDGALDQDDDVLEQLDVVVASVHSKLRMEKTAMTRRIIAAIANPHTDVLGHCTGRYVVGRGRPQSEFDAEVVFRACERFDTAVEINSRPERLDPPNDLLKLAVEVGCQFAINTDAHAPGQLEWQTYGADKAVETGVTIDRVVNSWSTDKLLGWTNR; from the coding sequence ATGGAGCCTGCAGAGGCGTTGGAGCGCATCGCCTACCTGCTCGACCGGGCACGGGAAAAGCCCTATCGGGTCCGCGCCTACCTTCGAGCGGCCGAGGTCGCGAAGACCCTGGCGCCTCACGAGCTCCTCGCTCGCATCGCCGCTCGCACACTCGAGGAGCTTGACGGGATCGGCCCGAAGACGGCGGCGATCATCATCGAGGTCGCCACCTCCGGCTCCTCCTCGTACCTCGATAGGCTCGAGAGGGAGACCGCCCTCACCGTAGGCAAGGGCAACGAAATCGCCGCCCAGCTGAAAGGTGATCTCCACGTGCACTCGCTGTGGAGCGACGGCGGCGCCGAGATCGACGTGATGGCGCGCGCCGCCCGCGACCTCGGGCACGAGTACATCGCGCTCACCGACCACTCACCACGGCTCACCGTCGCCAACGGTCTCTCACGCGAGCGCCTGCTGCGGCAGCTGGACATCGTCGCGGCGCTGAACCACGACCTTACGCCGTTCCGGATCCTCACGGGGATCGAGGTCGACATCCTCGAGGACGGCGCGCTCGACCAGGACGACGACGTCCTCGAGCAGCTCGACGTCGTCGTCGCATCGGTCCACTCCAAGCTTCGCATGGAGAAGACGGCGATGACGCGACGGATCATCGCGGCCATCGCCAACCCGCACACCGATGTGCTTGGCCACTGCACCGGCCGCTATGTGGTTGGCCGCGGCCGGCCGCAGTCAGAGTTCGACGCCGAGGTCGTGTTCCGCGCGTGCGAGCGGTTCGACACCGCGGTCGAGATCAACTCGCGACCGGAGCGCCTGGACCCGCCGAACGACCTGCTCAAGCTGGCCGTCGAGGTCGGCTGCCAGTTCGCGATCAATACGGATGCGCACGCGCCCGGTCAGCTGGAGTGGCAGACCTACGGCGCCGACAAAGCGGTCGAGACCGGGGTGACCATCGACCGCGTCGTGAACTCGTGGTCAACCGACAAGTTGCTGGGGTGGACGAACCGTTAG
- a CDS encoding TfoX/Sxy family protein: MKAWKKTSPELLAAFDKAVPASPRVTRRPMFGYASAFVNGNMFAGTFQDSIVVRLAETDRAALLKLKGAAPFEPMGHPMKEYVVVPASIVSKPKELGAWIERAHRHGLTLPAKTTAKKTAASKKTVAATKTTARKTAEKR, encoded by the coding sequence GTGAAAGCCTGGAAGAAGACATCACCTGAGCTGCTCGCCGCGTTTGACAAGGCAGTGCCGGCCTCGCCGAGAGTCACCCGCCGGCCCATGTTCGGCTACGCGAGCGCGTTCGTGAACGGGAACATGTTCGCCGGTACATTCCAGGACTCGATCGTGGTGCGCCTCGCCGAGACCGATCGGGCCGCGCTGCTGAAGCTGAAGGGCGCCGCTCCGTTCGAGCCGATGGGTCACCCGATGAAGGAGTACGTCGTCGTACCTGCCTCGATCGTGTCGAAGCCAAAGGAGCTCGGCGCGTGGATCGAGCGCGCGCACCGCCACGGACTGACGCTGCCCGCCAAGACCACCGCGAAGAAGACCGCCGCCTCGAAAAAGACCGTCGCAGCGACGAAGACAACAGCCAGGAAGACAGCGGAGAAGCGCTAA
- the secG gene encoding preprotein translocase subunit SecG, with amino-acid sequence MDLLQVAQIVIAVAVGASILLQARGTGLSSTFGGESTAYRSRRGLERTLFRLTIVLIVVYVVISLLGARSASA; translated from the coding sequence GTGGATCTTCTTCAGGTCGCCCAGATCGTCATTGCCGTGGCCGTCGGCGCCTCGATCCTGCTTCAGGCTCGCGGCACCGGGCTGTCCTCGACCTTCGGTGGTGAGTCGACCGCATACCGGAGCCGCCGTGGGCTCGAGCGCACGCTGTTCAGGCTGACGATCGTCCTCATCGTCGTCTACGTGGTCATTTCGCTCTTGGGCGCTCGTTCAGCCAGCGCCTAA
- a CDS encoding CoA-binding protein, which produces MNDAALINELLAGERTIAVVGYSTDPTRPSNSVSRYLRGKGFRIVPVNPRLRGAIVDGEQSYDHLVDIPATTRIDFVDVFRRGEFLDAVVDDAVAAKMPAIWFQLDLGNIDAARRAEAAGLGVVWDRCTAIEHRRLRAG; this is translated from the coding sequence ATGAACGACGCCGCCCTCATCAACGAGCTCCTCGCGGGCGAGCGCACGATCGCCGTCGTCGGCTATTCCACCGATCCCACACGGCCGAGCAACTCCGTGTCTCGCTACCTGCGCGGCAAGGGCTTCCGGATCGTTCCGGTGAATCCAAGGCTGCGCGGCGCGATCGTCGACGGCGAGCAGTCATACGACCATCTCGTCGATATCCCGGCCACGACACGCATCGATTTCGTCGACGTGTTCCGGCGAGGCGAGTTCCTGGACGCGGTCGTCGACGACGCGGTCGCCGCGAAGATGCCGGCCATCTGGTTCCAACTCGATCTCGGCAACATCGACGCGGCGCGACGGGCGGAAGCCGCGGGACTCGGCGTGGTCTGGGATCGCTGCACGGCCATCGAGCACCGACGCCTCCGCGCCGGCTAG
- the tpiA gene encoding triose-phosphate isomerase — protein MTRARLVVGNWKMNPPTIADAVALARAVVSAAPAGDVGVAVAPPAIALAAVADAVRGTHVLVYAQDVHWEDKGAYTGQIAASMLAGLVAGTIVGHSEVRRDLGDDDTRVARKLARAIAAGLRVVLCVGESEAQHLVGDAEAVVARQVAADVAPLRADRERAVQLVIAYEPIWAIGTGRPATGAHAAAAARVIRRTLEAAGLPGDRTPILYGGSVTAAGVGEFAAADGIDGALVGGASLKAEEFGAIVRAFA, from the coding sequence ATGACGAGGGCGCGCCTGGTGGTGGGCAACTGGAAGATGAACCCACCGACGATCGCCGACGCTGTCGCGCTCGCGCGCGCGGTCGTGTCCGCCGCGCCTGCGGGCGATGTTGGTGTCGCAGTCGCGCCGCCCGCGATCGCGCTTGCGGCAGTGGCCGACGCCGTGCGCGGGACGCATGTCCTCGTCTACGCGCAGGACGTGCACTGGGAGGACAAGGGCGCGTACACCGGGCAGATCGCGGCGTCGATGCTCGCGGGGCTGGTCGCGGGAACGATCGTCGGCCACTCCGAGGTGCGCCGCGATCTCGGTGACGACGACACGCGCGTCGCGCGAAAGCTCGCGCGCGCGATCGCCGCGGGGCTGCGCGTCGTGCTCTGCGTCGGCGAGAGCGAGGCTCAACATCTCGTAGGCGACGCCGAGGCCGTGGTCGCTCGTCAGGTCGCGGCGGATGTCGCGCCGCTCCGGGCCGATCGCGAGCGCGCCGTGCAGCTCGTGATCGCATACGAGCCGATCTGGGCCATCGGAACCGGACGTCCCGCGACCGGCGCGCACGCGGCGGCTGCGGCACGTGTCATCCGCCGCACGCTCGAGGCCGCGGGTCTCCCCGGCGACCGCACGCCGATCCTGTATGGAGGCAGCGTCACCGCGGCCGGCGTCGGCGAGTTCGCGGCTGCGGACGGGATCGACGGCGCGCTCGTGGGCGGCGCGTCGCTGAAAGCCGAGGAGTTCGGAGCGATCGTGCGGGCCTTCGCGTGA
- a CDS encoding MATE family efflux transporter, translating into MSIQQADSVEVEEAPAPSARAAELARLSPSRAALELAWPGIIEQSVSAAGTAVVFAFVGHLGAAATAGVGAASSFLFLMFPVWRSLAIGTIAVVSRRMGEGRVAEAEDATRQSLLLGAIAGVAFGVFFVLFSAPLLRLLGADEEIVAIGAPFLAVVGAANGAVTVWLIGTSAMRAAGDTRTPMFLSGASVVISVALAYLFIDVLKIGPMGSAYASSVSWVLGLCAMLVLLWRGRAGLSVAGGPWHITRQTTRTLFAISLPSGLESATFSFGILFLSGLVFRLTTVDVAAHQIIGQIETFSFFPCIGFSAAASALVGQALGMRDPDRARRAGWAATGMALVWATAAGIAFVVLPGLLLGIFTISSAVVIAGVGALAVVGVGQPAQAVIFALGGALRGAGDTRYPLVVSLVNWFLVRLPLAYMFAFVFGLGLTGIWLGVTIDYFVRAALLAIRFRSGAWARVRV; encoded by the coding sequence GTGAGCATCCAGCAGGCCGATTCGGTCGAGGTAGAAGAGGCACCAGCACCAAGCGCGAGAGCCGCGGAGCTCGCGCGGCTCTCCCCGAGTCGCGCCGCGCTCGAGCTCGCGTGGCCCGGCATCATCGAGCAGTCGGTCAGCGCGGCCGGTACGGCAGTCGTCTTCGCGTTCGTCGGGCATCTCGGAGCCGCGGCCACGGCCGGCGTTGGGGCAGCGTCCAGCTTCCTCTTCCTGATGTTCCCGGTCTGGCGCTCGCTCGCGATCGGCACGATCGCGGTCGTGAGCCGCCGCATGGGCGAGGGGCGCGTCGCGGAAGCCGAGGACGCGACGCGGCAGTCGCTGTTGCTCGGTGCGATCGCTGGCGTTGCGTTCGGCGTGTTCTTCGTGCTGTTCTCGGCGCCGCTTCTCCGCCTTCTCGGAGCGGACGAGGAGATCGTCGCGATCGGTGCGCCGTTCCTCGCGGTCGTCGGCGCCGCGAATGGCGCGGTGACGGTGTGGCTCATCGGTACGTCCGCGATGCGCGCGGCCGGCGATACCCGCACGCCGATGTTCCTGTCGGGCGCAAGCGTCGTGATCAGCGTCGCCCTCGCGTACCTTTTCATCGATGTGCTGAAGATCGGACCGATGGGCTCGGCCTATGCCTCGTCGGTCAGCTGGGTGCTGGGGCTGTGCGCGATGCTCGTGCTGCTCTGGCGCGGTCGCGCCGGGCTGAGCGTCGCCGGCGGACCCTGGCACATCACCCGGCAGACGACGCGCACGCTCTTCGCGATCAGCCTGCCGTCAGGCCTCGAGAGCGCGACGTTCAGCTTCGGGATCCTGTTCCTGTCGGGGCTCGTGTTCCGCCTGACCACGGTCGATGTCGCGGCGCATCAGATCATCGGGCAGATCGAGACGTTCTCCTTCTTCCCGTGCATCGGGTTCTCCGCGGCCGCGAGCGCGCTGGTCGGGCAGGCCCTCGGGATGCGCGATCCGGACCGTGCGCGCCGCGCTGGCTGGGCGGCCACGGGTATGGCGCTGGTCTGGGCGACCGCCGCGGGGATCGCGTTCGTCGTTCTCCCGGGTCTCCTGCTCGGCATCTTCACGATCTCCAGTGCCGTCGTGATCGCGGGAGTCGGTGCGCTCGCGGTCGTCGGCGTGGGTCAGCCCGCGCAGGCCGTGATCTTCGCGCTCGGTGGCGCCTTACGCGGTGCCGGCGACACGCGCTACCCGCTCGTCGTGTCACTCGTGAACTGGTTCCTCGTCCGGCTCCCGCTTGCATACATGTTCGCGTTCGTCTTCGGGCTCGGTCTCACCGGGATCTGGCTCGGTGTCACGATCGACTACTTCGTCCGTGCGGCCCTGCTCGCGATCCGATTCCGGAGCGGGGCGTGGGCGAGGGTGAGGGTCTGA
- a CDS encoding M55 family metallopeptidase, with amino-acid sequence MPKRAATSVWISIDMEGLGGVAAYSHVMMQGVEYERARKWMADEANACIDGAASAGARRILVNDSHGAMHNIFADDLDPRAELVTGTAKPWSMGQGIDGGYDTCFFVGYHGRAGHPKAVLDHTYASRAIFECRLNGKPVGETTLNAYLAGHFGTTVSLVAGDDATCREGRALVSDVVTVKTKDATGRFSAKMIHPSRVQEALREGAARAIGLASTLKPLVAKGSNEIELVFLTSAMADMAELIPATRRSGARAVAYASRDYLELYKAMLAMVRIAPAAVPPEQS; translated from the coding sequence GTGCCGAAGCGCGCCGCCACGAGTGTGTGGATCTCTATCGACATGGAAGGACTCGGCGGCGTTGCCGCGTATTCCCACGTGATGATGCAGGGCGTCGAGTACGAGCGGGCGCGTAAGTGGATGGCCGACGAGGCGAATGCGTGCATCGATGGCGCGGCGAGCGCCGGCGCGCGCCGCATCCTGGTGAACGACTCGCACGGTGCGATGCACAACATCTTCGCCGACGATCTCGACCCGCGCGCGGAGCTCGTCACCGGCACCGCGAAGCCGTGGAGCATGGGCCAAGGGATCGACGGCGGATACGACACCTGCTTCTTCGTCGGGTATCACGGGCGCGCGGGACATCCCAAGGCGGTGCTCGATCACACATACGCCAGTCGCGCGATCTTCGAGTGCCGCCTCAACGGGAAGCCGGTCGGCGAGACCACGCTCAACGCATACCTCGCCGGCCATTTCGGAACGACGGTCTCGCTCGTCGCGGGCGATGACGCGACGTGCCGCGAGGGTCGCGCGCTTGTTTCCGACGTCGTGACCGTGAAGACGAAGGACGCCACCGGCCGTTTCTCGGCGAAGATGATCCATCCGAGTCGCGTGCAGGAGGCGCTGCGCGAGGGCGCGGCGCGCGCGATCGGCCTCGCGTCGACGCTCAAGCCACTCGTGGCGAAGGGCTCGAACGAGATCGAGCTCGTCTTTCTCACGTCGGCGATGGCCGACATGGCGGAGCTCATCCCGGCGACGCGACGCAGCGGCGCCCGCGCCGTCGCGTACGCCTCGCGCGACTACCTCGAGCTGTACAAAGCCATGCTCGCGATGGTCCGCATCGCTCCGGCGGCAGTTCCGCCGGAGCAGTCGTAG
- the selD gene encoding selenide, water dikinase SelD — protein MFTREEVRLTTLATCAGUGAKLGPGPLAQVLRPLQQQSSPAGLLVGLAPSDDAAVYLVAPDTAIVETLDFFPPIVDDAYASGAIGAANAMSDVFAMGGEVLFALQIAAWPEDVSLEQLETLFRGGVDKVREAGGVVAGGHTVIDREPKYGLAVTGRVHPDHILRKNALRPGDALWLTKPIGTGVLTTAHKNGALPPEDLASVVASMVTLNRGAARAAVEAGVHAATDVTGFALAGHAHEMAEQSKVRVRIRGSLVPLLPAAREHAHGASFGGLERNMAHFLEGGRVRFDGVEDVLRTLLLDPQTSGGLLVGVPAAHADAWESARAKHGVSATRIGEVTEGQGVIVTA, from the coding sequence GTGTTCACGCGCGAAGAGGTCCGCCTGACGACGCTCGCGACCTGCGCCGGCTGAGGCGCGAAGCTGGGCCCCGGCCCACTGGCGCAGGTCCTGCGTCCTTTGCAGCAACAGTCGAGCCCCGCGGGGTTGCTCGTCGGCCTCGCGCCGAGCGACGACGCGGCGGTGTATCTCGTCGCGCCAGACACGGCCATCGTCGAGACGCTCGATTTCTTCCCTCCGATCGTCGACGACGCCTACGCGTCAGGTGCGATCGGAGCGGCGAACGCGATGTCCGACGTGTTCGCGATGGGTGGTGAGGTGCTCTTCGCGCTGCAGATCGCCGCGTGGCCCGAGGATGTGTCGCTCGAGCAGCTCGAGACGCTGTTCCGAGGAGGCGTCGACAAGGTCCGCGAGGCGGGCGGTGTCGTGGCCGGCGGTCACACCGTGATCGACCGCGAGCCGAAGTACGGTCTTGCGGTGACCGGTCGCGTTCACCCGGATCACATCCTGCGCAAGAACGCCCTTCGTCCCGGCGACGCGCTCTGGCTCACCAAGCCGATCGGCACCGGCGTGCTCACGACGGCGCACAAGAATGGCGCGCTCCCGCCGGAGGATCTCGCATCAGTTGTCGCGTCGATGGTGACACTGAACCGCGGCGCCGCTCGCGCGGCGGTCGAGGCCGGCGTCCACGCGGCGACCGACGTGACGGGCTTCGCGCTGGCCGGTCACGCGCACGAGATGGCGGAACAGTCGAAGGTCCGCGTGCGGATCCGCGGGAGTCTCGTGCCGCTGCTTCCCGCTGCGCGCGAGCACGCGCACGGCGCGAGCTTCGGCGGTCTCGAGCGCAACATGGCGCACTTCCTTGAGGGCGGGCGCGTTCGGTTCGACGGTGTTGAGGACGTGCTTCGCACGCTACTGCTCGACCCGCAGACGTCGGGTGGGCTGCTCGTCGGAGTGCCGGCCGCGCATGCGGATGCGTGGGAGAGCGCGCGAGCGAAGCACGGCGTGAGCGCGACGCGCATCGGAGAGGTGACCGAAGGTCAGGGCGTCATCGTCACGGCGTGA
- the gpmI gene encoding 2,3-bisphosphoglycerate-independent phosphoglycerate mutase produces MTAAYRPVVLCVLDGWGIAPDGPGNAVTRAKTPRLDALFARYPHAKLEASGRAVGLPDGVMGNSEVGHLTMGAGYIQYQELVRINDAIDDGTFFENAVLRAACAAVRERGTLHLMGLISTGGVHADMKHLAALIELAKRERVARVVVHAFLDGRDMPPRSALELLPQVSAPIATVHGRYFAMDRDKRWDRTELAYDAIVDAAGPRCETATAAVELCYKDSACSDELMKPHVVREGAPMQDRDAVVFFNFRPDRARQLTWALMQADFDAFPRRRVPHDLTFVTLTEYKVGIPDVRVAFAPADVVPMAELLSEAGLKQFHTAETEKYAHVTYFFNGGHEPPFPGEDRILVPSSKVATYDLHPEMSAAGVADTLVKAIQSRTYDFAVVNFANPDMVGHTGDLDATVAAMAATDAAVGRVVDAALAAGGCVIVTADHGNAEELLFPDGGRNTQHSMNPVPVVFVARDAARFSLRDGGLRDIAPTLITLLGLPVPDRMTGRSLLQPR; encoded by the coding sequence GTGACGGCGGCGTACCGGCCGGTCGTGCTGTGCGTGCTCGATGGGTGGGGGATCGCGCCGGACGGCCCCGGTAACGCCGTCACGCGCGCCAAGACGCCACGCCTCGATGCGCTGTTCGCGCGCTACCCGCACGCGAAGCTCGAGGCGAGCGGCCGTGCCGTCGGGCTGCCTGACGGCGTGATGGGCAACAGCGAGGTCGGTCATCTGACGATGGGCGCGGGCTACATCCAGTACCAGGAGCTCGTTCGCATCAACGACGCGATCGACGACGGCACGTTCTTTGAGAACGCCGTCCTGCGAGCGGCATGCGCCGCGGTGCGCGAGCGGGGCACGCTCCACCTGATGGGGCTCATCTCCACGGGTGGGGTGCATGCGGACATGAAGCATCTCGCCGCGCTCATCGAGCTCGCGAAGCGCGAGCGCGTGGCGCGCGTCGTCGTGCACGCCTTCCTTGACGGCCGCGACATGCCCCCGCGCAGCGCGCTCGAGCTCCTGCCGCAGGTCTCGGCGCCGATCGCGACGGTGCACGGCCGCTACTTCGCGATGGACCGCGACAAGCGTTGGGATCGCACCGAGCTTGCCTACGACGCGATCGTCGACGCGGCCGGACCACGATGCGAGACCGCGACGGCCGCGGTGGAGCTCTGCTACAAGGACAGCGCGTGCAGCGATGAGCTCATGAAACCCCACGTCGTGCGCGAGGGTGCGCCGATGCAGGACCGCGACGCCGTCGTCTTCTTCAACTTCCGACCCGATCGCGCGCGGCAGCTCACGTGGGCGCTCATGCAGGCGGACTTCGACGCCTTTCCGCGGAGGCGCGTCCCCCATGACCTGACCTTCGTGACGCTCACCGAATACAAGGTCGGCATCCCGGACGTGAGGGTCGCGTTCGCACCCGCCGATGTCGTGCCGATGGCAGAGCTGCTGTCCGAGGCCGGCCTGAAGCAGTTCCATACCGCCGAGACGGAGAAGTACGCGCACGTGACGTATTTCTTCAACGGCGGCCACGAGCCGCCGTTCCCTGGTGAGGACCGGATCCTCGTCCCCTCGTCCAAAGTCGCGACCTACGACCTGCACCCTGAGATGAGCGCCGCGGGCGTCGCCGACACGCTCGTCAAGGCCATCCAGAGCCGCACGTATGACTTCGCGGTCGTGAACTTCGCGAATCCCGACATGGTCGGGCATACCGGGGACCTCGACGCCACGGTCGCGGCGATGGCGGCGACGGATGCCGCGGTCGGGCGCGTGGTGGACGCGGCGCTCGCCGCGGGCGGCTGCGTCATCGTCACCGCCGATCACGGGAATGCGGAGGAGCTGTTGTTCCCCGACGGCGGGCGGAACACGCAGCATTCGATGAATCCGGTGCCCGTCGTCTTCGTCGCCCGCGACGCCGCACGATTCTCGTTGCGAGACGGCGGCCTGCGCGATATCGCGCCGACGCTGATCACCCTTCTCGGGCTGCCCGTTCCCGATCGCATGACCGGGCGCTCCCTGCTGCAGCCGCGCTGA